A genomic window from Sphingobacterium sp. BN32 includes:
- a CDS encoding DNA repair ATPase — MTENKESLDAAAYDIIQKRLQAQKDDLTKRLQELNTARKEVFNSTNFVLKANQRITTENSCVARGIIALDNVCIFGYNVHIGLRTEIKLEDVFSIFLYEEGQFIPQSLDLIKDPNFITDYQNLYKYYRDSIFSKFRRTETYLYMIFQTSKNPDDLKAFKWLIKDGKLHYENDRSIHEVKTPAQFEFEWTKTGLEDRRLGKFPHISILDKVFIEALHGDITFKIENNTDSGQGIYSEKVANTDQQLDDAEYYYADLGNLIAIRIKPYQEEFRAYIFNQRTKEVVNLKSLNESAVLLPDNQGVIFSNGYYLQNGTSKIFDNALSNVTFLKKLQSPNGEDYLYVYTHAASNTYILMSYNIIQQTVETPIICNGFTIFKNGNLIYFRTEAEATRHHQVQIWDTPYMAVLKENEERKDDPLFKVGNKQIVQAMAEAQEIIQLIGKEDSYEGLYEDILQKSRALQDSYFWINDTSLKALGAPLSQIEQIANTAIDEFVKVQAQRKHAVELLEASRKHLTELEFSINSTVVEHLDQLVHQLSDTRRLQGELIDIKNVRYIDIEQVDNLLLKIEEINKDLSEKTVNYLLQDDALKVYEEKVVDQKNHVEAIEKVFDAKPIEEKIVEISSELELLIDILNSLKISDATQTTKIVEKISLIFASLNEIRAQLTRKISSLKSTEAVAEFSAQLTLLEQSVANYLELSTTELKVDEYYTKIIVQLEELESKFSEFDEFVLKIADKRDEVIKAFNSRREQLVEQVNKRSSSLEQIGLRVLKNIENKSKTFNSREDIQSFYASDLMIDKIRQLVAELKDLSDVSKAENLENLLKKSQEDALRILRDKSELYVDGDNIIALGKHKFTVNKQPLSLTLIRRNNELYYHLTGTSFFQKVKNSEILAYQDIWEQELVSENNEVYRAEYLAYQTLLASRGQSNFHAEHFINQRVEQNYSENYIKGVHNVDALAIYNALAAIDNKLDLLRFDSQTRAIAQLFWHELDDDTRDKLAALIQATAAVMRTFPNSKRSEEVTKQISKTFLQWPLSLHLEGISAKNIADYIFQTFAKYKRFTLSETADHFRQEFLRLLEHKKVLKEYEQDINQERFKNEDRYLLITNWLYGFIEQEDKAEDYGRHIEETAAALLFPKDEYELIFANDRLVVDDLKGNHPSISAGHIDIQYHSFIAKLSDFTENKIPRFQAFSRLKEELNKNYAKELKINELEPKVLTSFVRNKLINEVYFPLIGNNLAKQIGEAGDNKRTARMGMLLLISPPGYGKTTLMEYLAKTIGFHFVKINGPTIGHSITSIDPSEAKTSGEREELKKINLAFEMSDNVMLYLDDIQHLNAEFLQKFISLADGQRKIDGIFDGESKTYDLRGKRFCVIMAGNPYTESGSKFKIPDMLTNRADVYNLGDVIGDTEHLFNLSLIENAAIENVHLEKIASKSFNDFYALIDYVTTGTDQLPTLEGNYQKQEIDDCIAVLKHILKIRNIVVKVNENYIQSAAIQDNYRTEPAFKLQGSYRNMNKLVAQVVPMMNEKEIQQLILLHYENESQTLTADTESNMLKLKELAGLMSDQEKARWEEIKTIFRKNNKHNGLAKDDMMFAQLLEFNENLEGIIKAIRGN; from the coding sequence ATGACAGAAAATAAAGAGTCTTTAGACGCTGCAGCATACGATATCATTCAGAAGCGATTACAGGCGCAAAAAGATGACTTAACGAAGCGTTTGCAAGAATTAAATACCGCCCGCAAGGAGGTATTTAATTCTACAAACTTCGTACTGAAAGCGAATCAGCGTATTACAACGGAGAATAGCTGTGTCGCTCGCGGAATTATTGCGTTGGATAATGTCTGCATATTTGGGTATAATGTGCATATCGGGCTCCGTACGGAGATCAAATTAGAAGACGTATTTAGTATTTTCTTATACGAAGAGGGGCAATTCATTCCCCAGTCTTTGGATTTGATTAAAGACCCGAACTTCATTACGGATTATCAGAATCTTTATAAATATTACCGCGATTCTATCTTTTCGAAATTCCGTAGAACGGAGACTTACTTGTATATGATCTTTCAAACAAGTAAGAATCCGGACGATTTGAAAGCCTTTAAATGGTTGATCAAAGATGGGAAGCTACATTATGAAAACGACAGGAGCATTCATGAGGTAAAAACGCCTGCCCAATTTGAATTTGAATGGACTAAAACAGGACTTGAGGATAGACGCTTAGGGAAATTTCCGCATATCTCAATCTTAGACAAAGTGTTTATTGAGGCCCTACATGGCGATATTACTTTTAAGATTGAGAATAACACAGATTCTGGGCAAGGTATCTATTCAGAAAAAGTTGCCAATACGGATCAGCAACTGGATGATGCTGAATATTACTACGCCGATTTGGGGAACTTAATTGCCATACGGATAAAACCGTATCAGGAGGAGTTTAGGGCATATATCTTCAATCAACGAACGAAGGAAGTTGTTAATCTGAAGTCCTTGAATGAATCGGCGGTCCTTCTTCCAGACAATCAGGGTGTTATTTTCTCAAACGGATATTACCTCCAGAATGGAACTTCGAAGATATTTGACAATGCGCTTTCCAATGTAACGTTTCTGAAGAAATTGCAGTCACCAAATGGCGAAGACTACCTTTATGTCTATACGCATGCAGCTTCGAATACCTATATCCTGATGTCTTATAACATCATTCAGCAGACGGTTGAAACGCCTATCATTTGTAATGGCTTTACGATATTTAAGAATGGTAATCTCATATATTTCAGAACGGAGGCAGAGGCGACGCGCCATCACCAAGTCCAGATTTGGGATACGCCTTATATGGCTGTTTTGAAGGAAAATGAGGAACGAAAGGATGACCCGCTGTTTAAGGTCGGGAATAAGCAGATTGTGCAGGCGATGGCTGAAGCACAGGAAATTATACAATTGATAGGGAAGGAGGATAGCTACGAAGGGCTATATGAGGATATTCTCCAAAAATCTAGAGCCTTACAGGACAGCTACTTCTGGATCAATGATACCTCGTTAAAAGCATTAGGCGCGCCACTGTCCCAGATTGAACAGATCGCCAATACAGCGATAGATGAGTTCGTAAAAGTTCAGGCGCAGCGAAAGCATGCTGTCGAGTTGTTAGAAGCGAGCCGAAAGCATCTCACGGAACTTGAATTTAGCATAAACAGTACAGTTGTAGAACATCTGGACCAACTAGTTCATCAATTATCGGACACGCGAAGACTACAAGGTGAGCTAATTGACATTAAGAATGTTCGATACATCGATATTGAACAAGTCGATAATTTGCTTCTAAAAATTGAGGAGATCAATAAGGATCTGTCTGAGAAAACAGTAAATTATTTACTTCAAGATGATGCCCTTAAAGTATATGAAGAGAAGGTTGTCGACCAAAAAAATCATGTTGAAGCGATCGAGAAGGTTTTCGATGCCAAACCGATCGAAGAGAAAATTGTAGAGATATCTTCAGAGCTTGAGCTTTTGATTGATATATTGAATAGCTTAAAAATTAGTGATGCGACTCAGACGACGAAGATCGTTGAGAAAATATCGTTGATATTTGCTTCGTTGAATGAGATCAGAGCACAATTGACTCGTAAAATATCCTCACTGAAAAGCACAGAGGCGGTTGCAGAGTTCTCTGCGCAGTTGACTCTTCTGGAACAGTCTGTTGCTAATTATTTAGAACTCTCGACAACTGAGCTTAAAGTTGATGAGTATTATACGAAAATAATCGTACAACTCGAAGAGCTAGAAAGTAAGTTTTCTGAGTTCGATGAGTTTGTGCTGAAGATCGCTGATAAGCGTGACGAGGTAATCAAGGCTTTCAATTCTCGTCGAGAACAGCTAGTTGAGCAGGTTAACAAACGCAGTTCCTCGTTAGAACAGATCGGACTTCGGGTTTTAAAGAATATCGAGAATAAGTCCAAGACATTTAACTCGCGAGAGGATATACAAAGCTTTTATGCTTCTGATTTAATGATCGACAAGATTCGGCAGCTCGTTGCTGAGTTGAAGGATCTTTCAGACGTTTCCAAAGCAGAGAATCTGGAGAATCTCTTGAAGAAATCGCAAGAGGACGCGCTAAGAATCCTGCGAGATAAATCGGAACTTTATGTTGATGGCGACAATATTATTGCTCTAGGTAAGCATAAGTTTACGGTGAATAAGCAACCGCTGAGTCTTACACTTATTCGCCGAAATAATGAGTTATACTATCATCTGACGGGTACTAGTTTCTTTCAGAAAGTTAAGAATTCGGAGATATTAGCATATCAGGACATTTGGGAACAAGAACTGGTATCTGAAAATAATGAGGTTTATCGCGCCGAATATTTGGCGTATCAAACCTTACTAGCCTCTCGTGGACAGTCGAATTTCCATGCAGAACACTTTATTAATCAGCGCGTAGAGCAGAATTACAGCGAAAATTATATTAAGGGAGTTCACAACGTTGATGCATTAGCGATTTATAATGCGCTTGCAGCGATTGACAACAAGCTTGATTTGTTGCGATTTGATTCCCAGACGAGGGCGATTGCGCAGTTGTTTTGGCATGAATTGGATGACGACACGCGGGATAAGTTAGCAGCTTTAATTCAGGCAACGGCTGCTGTCATGCGTACATTCCCGAATTCCAAAAGGAGCGAGGAAGTCACGAAGCAAATAAGCAAAACCTTTCTTCAATGGCCTTTGTCATTGCATCTTGAAGGAATATCAGCAAAAAATATTGCCGACTATATCTTCCAAACCTTTGCGAAGTATAAGCGATTTACGCTGAGTGAAACTGCCGATCATTTTCGTCAGGAGTTCTTAAGATTACTTGAGCATAAGAAAGTTTTGAAAGAGTATGAACAGGATATCAATCAGGAACGTTTTAAAAATGAAGATCGTTATTTATTGATAACGAATTGGTTATATGGCTTCATAGAGCAAGAGGATAAAGCAGAAGATTATGGCAGACATATCGAAGAAACAGCTGCAGCATTACTTTTTCCGAAGGATGAGTATGAGTTGATTTTCGCAAATGATCGACTCGTAGTTGACGACTTAAAAGGTAACCACCCCAGTATTTCTGCGGGGCACATCGATATACAATATCATTCTTTTATTGCGAAGTTATCAGATTTTACGGAGAATAAAATTCCTCGTTTCCAGGCCTTTAGTAGACTAAAAGAAGAACTTAACAAAAACTACGCAAAAGAGTTAAAAATCAATGAATTAGAACCTAAAGTATTGACTTCTTTTGTTAGAAATAAGTTGATCAATGAAGTTTATTTTCCGTTGATTGGCAATAATTTAGCAAAACAGATAGGGGAGGCCGGAGATAACAAGAGGACGGCACGAATGGGGATGTTGTTGTTGATTTCTCCTCCAGGATATGGGAAGACAACCTTGATGGAATACTTGGCAAAAACCATTGGATTCCACTTTGTCAAAATCAACGGTCCAACTATTGGTCATTCGATTACATCAATAGATCCATCGGAAGCTAAAACTTCTGGAGAACGCGAAGAATTGAAAAAGATCAACCTGGCATTTGAAATGTCAGATAATGTGATGCTTTATCTAGATGATATACAGCATTTGAATGCTGAATTCTTGCAAAAGTTTATTTCTTTGGCAGATGGTCAGCGGAAAATAGACGGTATATTTGATGGCGAAAGTAAAACATATGATCTTAGAGGAAAGCGTTTCTGTGTAATTATGGCGGGAAATCCATATACGGAAAGCGGTTCTAAATTTAAGATCCCGGACATGTTAACCAATCGAGCTGATGTCTATAATCTAGGGGATGTGATAGGAGATACTGAACATCTTTTCAACCTGAGCTTGATCGAGAATGCGGCTATAGAAAATGTACATCTGGAGAAGATTGCGAGCAAATCATTCAATGACTTCTATGCGCTGATTGACTATGTAACAACCGGAACCGATCAACTGCCAACGCTTGAAGGGAATTATCAAAAGCAAGAAATCGACGACTGTATTGCAGTATTAAAGCACATTCTTAAGATTAGAAACATCGTCGTAAAGGTTAATGAGAATTACATACAGAGTGCTGCTATACAGGATAATTATCGTACAGAGCCTGCATTTAAACTTCAAGGTTCATATCGAAATATGAACAAGCTTGTTGCGCAAGTTGTACCGATGATGAACGAAAAAGAAATCCAACAGCTGATTTTATTGCATTATGAGAATGAGTCTCAAACTTTGACAGCTGATACCGAAAGTAATATGCTGAAGCTAAAGGAACTCGCAGGATTAATGTCTGATCAAGAGAAAGCACGTTGGGAGGAAATTAAGACAATATTCAGAAAGAATAACAAACATAACGGCTTAGCGAAAGATGATATGATGTTTGCACAGCTGTTAGAATTCAATGAAAACCTTGAAGGAATAATCAAAGCTATTCGTGGGAATTGA
- a CDS encoding sulfate adenylyltransferase subunit 1 translates to MNIIKFITAGSVDDGKSTLIGRLLYDTNSILDDQLEAIQKANRKNDDGTVDLAILTDGLKAEREQGITIDVAYKYFQTEKRKFIIADAPGHIQYTRNMVTGASNSDLIIILIDARKGVIEQTKRHSFLAKLLGLKKVLVCVNKMDMMDYELAVYENIKNDYLQLAAKLKLDDVDFIPVSALKGDNIVNRSTRMNWYTGPSLLEYLEEVNIETQESKGWRFPVQWVVRPQSADLHDYRGYAGRVLGEGLKTGEEVIILPSGSRSRVAAIEFNEEKLDEAQNGASVIIHLTDDVDISRGDMIVSASNPSLTERNVEANISWFENKELDTNQVYLLQTHAKVTKIKIPEILFKYDVHTQDQIYNESIRLNDIGRVQIRSAEDIVFDRQEDFPENARAIIIDPRTNITVAAAIIQSA, encoded by the coding sequence ATGAACATAATAAAATTTATTACCGCAGGCTCTGTAGACGACGGAAAAAGCACGCTAATCGGCCGGCTATTATATGATACCAATTCAATTTTAGACGATCAGTTGGAGGCAATACAGAAAGCAAATCGCAAAAACGACGACGGAACGGTCGATTTGGCAATCCTAACAGATGGCCTAAAAGCAGAACGCGAACAAGGTATCACGATCGATGTCGCCTATAAATACTTCCAAACAGAGAAGCGTAAGTTCATTATCGCCGATGCTCCTGGACATATACAGTATACACGAAATATGGTTACCGGCGCTAGTAATTCGGATCTCATCATCATTCTTATTGACGCTAGAAAAGGAGTAATCGAGCAAACAAAAAGACATTCCTTCTTAGCGAAGCTACTGGGCTTAAAGAAAGTTCTCGTTTGTGTGAATAAGATGGACATGATGGATTATGAGCTCGCAGTCTATGAAAATATCAAGAATGATTATTTGCAACTCGCAGCGAAATTGAAATTAGACGATGTTGACTTTATCCCGGTATCCGCGTTGAAAGGTGATAATATCGTAAATCGTTCGACTAGAATGAACTGGTATACAGGACCTTCATTACTTGAATATCTAGAAGAAGTTAATATAGAGACTCAAGAAAGTAAAGGTTGGAGATTCCCAGTACAGTGGGTAGTTCGTCCACAAAGTGCTGATTTACATGACTATAGGGGGTATGCCGGCAGAGTCTTAGGAGAGGGGCTGAAAACAGGAGAGGAGGTGATTATTCTGCCCAGTGGGAGTCGCTCTAGAGTCGCTGCAATCGAATTTAACGAGGAAAAGCTTGATGAAGCGCAAAATGGTGCTTCAGTAATCATTCATCTAACCGATGACGTTGATATTTCCCGTGGTGATATGATTGTCAGTGCGTCTAATCCATCTTTAACAGAGAGAAACGTGGAAGCAAATATCTCATGGTTTGAAAACAAAGAGCTGGATACCAATCAGGTTTATTTGTTGCAAACCCACGCAAAAGTGACTAAAATTAAAATTCCGGAGATTTTATTTAAATACGACGTGCATACGCAAGATCAGATTTATAATGAGTCAATTCGTTTGAACGATATCGGACGAGTGCAGATAAGATCTGCCGAGGATATTGTATTTGATAGACAAGAAGATTTTCCGGAGAATGCTCGAGCGATTATAATCGATCCAAGAACTAATATCACTGTTGCTGCAGCAATAATACAATCTGCATAA
- a CDS encoding DUF4177 domain-containing protein, with product MKRFEYKTLKIEPKGFWGSKLDSTEIDKILNELGQQGWELVSMQDLSVSGSSWSFHYTFKREH from the coding sequence ATGAAAAGATTCGAATACAAAACACTTAAGATTGAACCAAAAGGGTTCTGGGGTTCCAAGCTAGACTCGACAGAAATCGATAAGATTCTAAACGAGTTGGGACAGCAAGGTTGGGAACTTGTTTCCATGCAAGATTTATCCGTCAGTGGAAGTTCCTGGAGTTTTCATTACACATTTAAAAGAGAGCATTAA
- a CDS encoding flotillin family protein — protein sequence MSNTLLFLEGITGVVLIAVGAIVFIIFAFFVVLSMFYKKIPQGKAIVRSGVGGTKVAFNKGMYVIPVFHKMEIMDISVKKIEINRMQGDGLICKDNIRADIKVAFFVRVNKSVDDVINVAQNLGCDRASDPETLKSIFEAKFSEALKTVGKKFDFTELYEARREFRDEILNIIGTDLNGYILDDCAIDYLEQTELKFLSTENILDSEGIKKITELTAKQNMNANLIRREEEKVIKKQNVEAREAILELERQLAEKEERQRREVDNIKAREEAEIVKVREEERLKSETVRISTEESLAIQEENKLRQIIIAEKSKLRTDAVETERVEKDRALEATERERIVALAQIDKQRSIESEQKSIQGVIKERVQLEKGVIEEQQAVRDIEVFREVERKKQAGVIAASQEAEERLIATVKAAEAAKIAAEQEAEKKVIDAEAARKIAEKKAQELLIEAEAKKEASAKEAEARKIIAEAQAKEEAAIGLSEAEVMVAKAEAQEIQGSKEAAVIEKKAEAMRKEGLAEAEVVREKALAEAKGIEEKAAAMKQLDGVGKEHEEFKLQLQKERDIDLAHINIQKDIATAQSAVLSEALKSAKIDIVGGETMFFENIVRQVSNSKGFDHLINNSTHATAIKDALLGGDGNGDLAAKVRSLADKYGISSNDIKNLTVSAALIKLQQAATASDDEEDTGFINSLIGMAKNLGLSNKKLG from the coding sequence ATGAGCAACACACTGTTATTTCTGGAAGGTATCACCGGCGTCGTGCTTATCGCTGTAGGTGCTATCGTATTTATCATCTTTGCGTTCTTTGTAGTTCTAAGCATGTTCTACAAGAAAATTCCGCAGGGCAAAGCAATTGTACGTTCAGGCGTTGGTGGGACAAAAGTAGCGTTTAACAAGGGGATGTATGTAATTCCAGTTTTCCATAAAATGGAGATTATGGATATCTCGGTTAAGAAAATTGAAATTAATCGTATGCAGGGCGATGGTTTGATCTGTAAGGACAATATCCGTGCAGACATTAAAGTCGCATTCTTCGTACGCGTAAATAAGTCTGTTGATGACGTAATCAACGTGGCTCAGAATTTAGGTTGTGACCGCGCTTCTGATCCTGAAACCTTAAAGAGTATTTTCGAGGCAAAGTTTTCTGAAGCCTTGAAGACTGTAGGTAAGAAATTCGATTTCACCGAGTTGTATGAAGCGCGTCGTGAATTCCGCGATGAAATCCTAAACATCATCGGAACAGATTTGAACGGTTATATTTTAGATGACTGTGCGATCGACTACCTAGAGCAGACGGAACTTAAGTTCCTTAGCACCGAGAATATCTTGGATTCGGAGGGTATCAAAAAGATCACGGAACTGACGGCGAAGCAAAATATGAATGCTAACCTCATTCGTCGTGAAGAAGAGAAGGTAATTAAAAAGCAGAACGTGGAAGCTCGGGAGGCCATATTGGAGCTGGAGCGACAATTGGCGGAGAAGGAGGAAAGACAGCGCCGTGAAGTCGATAATATTAAAGCGCGCGAAGAGGCTGAGATTGTAAAAGTCCGTGAGGAAGAACGCTTAAAATCTGAAACTGTTCGTATCTCAACGGAAGAATCATTAGCAATTCAGGAGGAAAATAAGCTTCGTCAGATTATTATCGCTGAGAAGAGCAAACTTCGCACGGACGCTGTAGAAACCGAACGTGTAGAAAAAGATAGAGCATTAGAAGCAACGGAGCGCGAGCGAATTGTCGCTTTAGCACAGATAGATAAACAACGTTCTATCGAATCGGAGCAAAAAAGTATTCAGGGCGTAATCAAAGAGCGCGTTCAATTAGAAAAAGGAGTTATTGAAGAGCAACAGGCTGTTCGTGATATTGAAGTATTCCGTGAGGTTGAGCGTAAGAAGCAGGCTGGCGTAATTGCTGCGTCTCAAGAAGCAGAAGAGCGATTAATTGCTACGGTGAAAGCGGCGGAAGCGGCAAAGATTGCTGCAGAACAAGAGGCGGAGAAGAAAGTTATCGATGCGGAAGCGGCTCGCAAGATTGCTGAAAAGAAAGCGCAGGAGTTGTTGATTGAAGCCGAGGCGAAGAAAGAAGCATCGGCGAAAGAGGCGGAGGCTCGCAAGATTATTGCGGAGGCTCAGGCGAAAGAAGAAGCGGCCATTGGTCTATCGGAAGCGGAAGTAATGGTTGCGAAGGCAGAAGCGCAAGAGATTCAAGGTAGCAAGGAAGCGGCAGTCATTGAGAAAAAAGCTGAAGCTATGCGTAAAGAAGGTCTCGCAGAAGCAGAGGTTGTTCGTGAGAAAGCATTAGCAGAGGCTAAGGGTATCGAAGAAAAAGCGGCAGCCATGAAGCAATTAGATGGCGTTGGAAAAGAGCATGAGGAGTTCAAATTGCAGTTGCAGAAAGAGCGCGATATCGATTTGGCGCATATCAATATACAAAAGGATATTGCTACGGCTCAATCTGCTGTGTTGTCTGAGGCATTGAAATCTGCGAAGATTGATATCGTGGGCGGCGAGACGATGTTCTTTGAGAATATTGTCCGTCAGGTGTCTAACAGTAAAGGATTTGACCATTTAATCAATAATTCTACGCATGCAACGGCTATCAAGGATGCCTTATTAGGAGGTGATGGGAATGGCGATTTAGCGGCAAAGGTGAGAAGCCTGGCTGACAAATACGGTATTTCTTCAAACGATATCAAAAATTTAACGGTTTCTGCGGCATTGATTAAACTACAGCAGGCCGCAACGGCTTCCGATGATGAAGAGGATACAGGATTTATCAATTCATTAATCGGTATGGCTAAAAACTTAGGATTGTCGAACAAGAAATTAGGATAG
- a CDS encoding PspA/IM30 family protein, translated as MNIFKRLLKIGQSEIHSLVEKMEDPIALTQEVINDMKGQLLETEELYLSARAVVIRLEHAIDDRKAEALIYEEKAEKVLLMAQNRELSREKAESLAIEALRLQKQLLDESEEFKEQALMHNKKVEEIEDKIDVLKFNIGKWKKELDSLIAKKQINSATEFANRQMANIDNNSTVDMLKKLRSTDKEDEAYAEAINELAKQKMDQDIDYALESGDSVKKDLERLKKKLGL; from the coding sequence ATGAACATATTTAAGAGATTACTAAAAATAGGGCAGTCAGAAATACATTCTTTGGTTGAAAAGATGGAAGATCCTATTGCGCTGACACAAGAAGTTATCAACGACATGAAGGGGCAGCTTCTAGAAACCGAAGAGCTATATCTTTCGGCGCGAGCCGTCGTTATCCGCTTAGAACATGCGATTGATGATAGAAAAGCAGAAGCCTTAATCTATGAGGAGAAAGCCGAAAAAGTACTTTTAATGGCTCAGAACAGAGAACTGAGTAGAGAAAAGGCGGAAAGTTTGGCCATTGAAGCACTTCGTTTGCAAAAGCAGCTTTTGGATGAATCCGAGGAGTTCAAAGAACAGGCTTTAATGCATAACAAGAAGGTCGAGGAAATTGAGGATAAAATCGATGTACTTAAATTTAATATTGGAAAATGGAAAAAAGAATTAGATTCGCTTATTGCTAAGAAGCAAATTAATAGCGCCACTGAATTTGCTAACCGTCAGATGGCCAATATCGATAATAACAGTACCGTTGACATGTTGAAAAAGCTTCGTTCCACTGATAAAGAAGATGAGGCTTATGCAGAGGCGATCAATGAGCTTGCTAAGCAAAAGATGGATCAAGACATTGATTATGCGTTGGAATCGGGAGATTCTGTTAAAAAAGATCTAGAGAGGCTTAAAAAGAAATTAGGATTATAA
- a CDS encoding OB-fold-containig protein: MTEIWNILFNPLPNAIMTLLTGMSLVYWLFAMLLGDGFEMGTDADIQFEGADVQDVDMDADTQADMETEQHVEPSFFSKAMDFIYVGKAPMMVLVTLFKFISWVVTIASSLVLNLAAFGWKSVLILIPVFILSFFLLHYVAIPFVKLYKNVGYAGEESHEFIGRLGKMRSTIQGDQIGAIEVVIKLDVIRLNVKSEDGSVLSYGDDVIVTNQDPNRKFYFVQKDINLNNI; the protein is encoded by the coding sequence ATGACAGAGATCTGGAACATATTATTTAATCCGCTACCCAATGCAATCATGACTTTGTTGACAGGGATGTCTCTTGTTTACTGGTTATTCGCTATGCTGCTTGGGGATGGCTTTGAGATGGGAACGGACGCCGACATTCAATTTGAAGGCGCCGACGTACAAGATGTCGATATGGATGCGGATACGCAGGCTGATATGGAGACTGAACAACATGTTGAACCCTCATTTTTTTCGAAAGCTATGGATTTTATATATGTAGGTAAAGCGCCTATGATGGTCCTCGTCACACTCTTCAAATTTATTAGTTGGGTCGTAACGATTGCTTCATCGCTCGTTTTGAACTTAGCAGCTTTCGGGTGGAAGTCTGTACTGATTTTGATACCCGTATTTATTCTGAGTTTCTTCCTTCTTCATTATGTTGCTATCCCATTCGTTAAACTTTATAAGAATGTTGGCTATGCCGGTGAAGAGTCTCATGAGTTTATCGGTCGATTGGGCAAGATGCGATCAACAATTCAAGGCGATCAAATAGGTGCAATTGAAGTAGTCATCAAACTGGATGTTATCCGTCTGAATGTCAAGAGCGAAGACGGTTCTGTATTAAGTTATGGTGACGATGTAATCGTGACGAACCAAGATCCGAATAGGAAGTTTTATTTTGTGCAGAAAGATATCAATTTAAACAATATTTAA
- a CDS encoding YbjN domain-containing protein, which produces MPFNKVEKYLLDLGFTVTSKNREEGFFVVESEGEGIKNLIIGVTAPIIIFEQYLFSLKRDNLDVFKALLKKNRDIIHGAFALTEDGRRVIFRYTLQAHNLDQNEFDAAINSLSLLMSEYYAQLIEFSKQ; this is translated from the coding sequence ATGCCATTTAACAAAGTTGAAAAATACTTATTAGACCTAGGGTTTACCGTAACATCAAAGAATAGAGAGGAGGGATTTTTCGTCGTGGAAAGTGAAGGGGAGGGCATCAAGAATTTGATTATTGGAGTAACTGCACCAATCATCATTTTCGAGCAGTATTTGTTTTCGTTGAAGCGGGATAACCTTGATGTCTTCAAAGCCTTACTCAAGAAGAATAGGGATATCATTCATGGCGCTTTCGCATTGACGGAAGACGGAAGACGAGTGATCTTTAGGTATACTTTGCAGGCGCACAACCTTGACCAGAATGAGTTTGATGCAGCGATTAATTCGCTATCGTTATTAATGAGTGAGTATTATGCACAATTGATTGAGTTTTCAAAACAGTAG
- a CDS encoding helix-turn-helix domain-containing protein has translation MTQIGTNIKKLRSVKGLSQQAFGELFNLTRGNISSYEEFRAEPKISVILQIAKYFSIPVAHLLEKKLTVNEILNFEDHFTEDSAQLAIKNMDPIHFLNREIIQQADDNTISIDELPTFYFPITTKNQVIAIEHNGLIHHPSVFPFEENSILFFEKLQLDILHTLDKHYGFYLKDSDYFFGTYNAKSKQIDLVLNDWKKQSFSVENMGCFWKLHGRFEKVG, from the coding sequence ATGACCCAAATCGGAACGAATATTAAAAAATTACGTAGTGTTAAAGGTTTAAGCCAGCAGGCCTTCGGAGAGCTATTTAATCTTACTAGAGGTAATATTTCTTCCTACGAAGAATTTCGTGCAGAACCTAAAATTTCGGTCATCCTGCAAATTGCAAAATATTTTAGCATACCTGTGGCCCATCTCCTTGAAAAAAAACTTACGGTAAATGAAATTCTAAATTTTGAAGACCATTTTACGGAAGATTCTGCGCAGCTTGCTATAAAAAACATGGATCCAATCCATTTTTTAAACCGTGAAATCATACAACAAGCTGATGACAATACGATCAGCATCGACGAGTTGCCCACATTCTACTTCCCTATCACAACCAAAAATCAAGTTATTGCCATTGAACACAACGGCCTGATTCATCATCCTTCAGTATTTCCATTCGAAGAAAACAGCATCTTATTTTTCGAAAAACTCCAATTGGATATTCTACACACCCTGGACAAACACTACGGTTTTTATTTAAAAGACAGTGACTACTTCTTCGGTACCTATAACGCTAAGAGCAAACAGATAGATTTAGTTCTTAACGATTGGAAAAAACAAAGTTTCTCTGTAGAAAATATGGGCTGCTTTTGGAAACTTCATGGTAGGTTTGAGAAGGTAGGGTGA